The DNA region TGCGGTGGCCAGCGCCGGGGCATCGTTGATGCCGTCGCCGACCATCGCCACCGGACCGCGGGCCTGCAGCTCGGTTACGATCTGAGCCTTGTCCTCCGGCGACAGCCCCGCCCGGACCTCGGTGACTCCGGCCTGGGCGGCGATGGCGGCGGCGGTGCGGGCGTTGTCGCCGGTCAGCATCACCACCGACACCCCCTGACGACGCAGCAGTGCGACTGCCTCCGCCGCCTCCGGGCGAATCTCGTCCCGGACAGCCACCGCACCCAACAATTCGCCATCGTGCTCGACCAGCACCACAGTGGCGCCGGCGTCCTGCAGCCGAACTACGTCAGCGGTGAGATCGCCGACCGCGACGAACCCGGGCTTGCCGAGCCGCGCCGGCCGACCAGCAACGATCCCGGTCAAGCCCTGCCCCGGGACGGCCTCCACCTCCCGGCCGTCTAGACCCGGAAGATCAGCGGCTGCGGCGGTAATCGCCGCCGCCAGCGGATGCTCGCTGCGGGCCTCCAAGGCGGCAGCCACGGCCAACACCTGGTCAGCAGGGATGGAGCCGGCGGGCACGATCTCGATCACCGACGGCTCGTTGCGGGTCAAGGTGCCGGTCTTGTCGACGGCGACGACTTTCACCGAGCCGAGCTGCTCGACCGCGGCGCCGCCCTTGATCAGCACCCCACCCTTCGAGGCAGCGCCGATCGCGGCGACCACAGCGATCGGGACACTCAACGCGAACGCACACGGCGCCGCGGCGACCAGCACCACCAGGGCCCGTGGGATCCAAACGGCCGGGTCGTCGACCAGGCTGCCGATCAAGGCAACCAGACCAGCGAGGATCAACACTCCCGGCACGAGCGGACGTGCGATGCGTTCGGCGAGCCGTTGGCTGGCGCCCTTGCGTTCCTGCGCTTCCTGCACGACGTGTACCAGCCTCGCCAGCGAGTTGTCCGCCGTCGTGGCTGTCACCTCGACCTCGACCGCACCGGTGCCGTTCACTGTCCCGGCGAACACCTCCGCGCCCGGCCCAACCTCCACCGGCACCGACTCCCCGGTCACGACCGACGTGTCGATCGCTGACCGGCCGCTGCGGACCACCCCGTCGGTGGCGACCTTGTCGCCCGGGCGGACCAGCAGCAGGTCACCCACCCGCAGATCGCCGGCTGGGACTGTCTCGGCAGTTCCTGACCGCAGCACTGTCGCCGTCGGCGGCACCAGATCCAACAAGGCCCGCAGACTGTTGCGGGTCCGGGCCAGCGCGTAGCCCTCCAACCCCTCGGCGATGGAGAACAGGAACGCCAGCGTGGCTGCCTCCGCGACCTCGCCCAGCAGGATCGCGCCAACCGCGGCGATCGTCATCAACAACCCGACCCCGAGCCGGCCCTTGACCAGGCCACGCAACGCGCCAGGCACGAACGTCGACCCGCCCACCAGGGCGGCGACCGCGAACAGCACCGTCTCGACCAGCGTGTCCGCCGGGGTGATCAGCCCGGCCAGCAGCAGCAGACCCGCCAAGGCGGCAGCCTGCAACTCACGGATCCGCCACACCGGCGTCACCGTGACCGGCTCCGACACTCCGGTGTGCTCTTCGTCGACCTCGTCCGGCCCGCAGCACGCGTCAGCCATAAGACACCCCCACCACGACCGCTGACGGATCGGCCGTCAGGACATCCAACTCGTCGTCGCAGTCGTAGTCTTCCGGGCCGCACGGCTCACCTGGCTCGTCACCATCGGCGACCACCAGCACCAGCGACGCCAGCTGCGCCAACGCCCCCGCCAGCCGTGGATCCGCCAACTCATACCGCACCCGCCGGCCCACCGGCACCGTGGACACCAGACCACAACCCCGCAAACACGTCAGATGGTTCGACACGTTGGCCCGTGTCAGACCCAGATCGTCGGCCATGTCCGACGGGAAGGTCGGACCCTGCACCAAGCTCAGCAGC from Microlunatus phosphovorus NM-1 includes:
- a CDS encoding heavy metal translocating P-type ATPase — encoded protein: MADACCGPDEVDEEHTGVSEPVTVTPVWRIRELQAAALAGLLLLAGLITPADTLVETVLFAVAALVGGSTFVPGALRGLVKGRLGVGLLMTIAAVGAILLGEVAEAATLAFLFSIAEGLEGYALARTRNSLRALLDLVPPTATVLRSGTAETVPAGDLRVGDLLLVRPGDKVATDGVVRSGRSAIDTSVVTGESVPVEVGPGAEVFAGTVNGTGAVEVEVTATTADNSLARLVHVVQEAQERKGASQRLAERIARPLVPGVLILAGLVALIGSLVDDPAVWIPRALVVLVAAAPCAFALSVPIAVVAAIGAASKGGVLIKGGAAVEQLGSVKVVAVDKTGTLTRNEPSVIEIVPAGSIPADQVLAVAAALEARSEHPLAAAITAAAADLPGLDGREVEAVPGQGLTGIVAGRPARLGKPGFVAVGDLTADVVRLQDAGATVVLVEHDGELLGAVAVRDEIRPEAAEAVALLRRQGVSVVMLTGDNARTAAAIAAQAGVTEVRAGLSPEDKAQIVTELQARGPVAMVGDGINDAPALATADAGIAMGAMGSDVAIEAADVALMGEDLRRLPDAIAHTRHARTIFTQNLVLSGLIIVVLIPLAGLGILGLAAVVATHELAEVLVILNGIRAGRRRLLPSRPASGPPRPAAVREHDQLKATRTASPSPEPLSVMPRGEVQTLTLAAPPSATPATAQGADRPGCDCEPGCSCCADDGHRK
- a CDS encoding ArsR/SmtB family transcription factor; protein product: MDDEMTAAPRVVVDAEALGRVGKALADPTRRRLLLSLVQGPTFPSDMADDLGLTRANVSNHLTCLRGCGLVSTVPVGRRVRYELADPRLAGALAQLASLVLVVADGDEPGEPCGPEDYDCDDELDVLTADPSAVVVGVSYG